In one window of Aquipuribacter hungaricus DNA:
- a CDS encoding SCO6880 family protein, producing MALVFDDYSRDRIGWFFGLNGWQLATLVTTSLPVFFAVRSGLWLTAAALSGGWLLVLLVTVVPVRGRPATGWLIASLSYLVGTVAGWTQFRARASVGRAGVMEAPDLPGVLHGIEVHDGPPRGASLSRAAIVQDHAARTWAVTAAVVHPGLGFVDAEERAHQANGLGGLLDLASHTELIDEVLFTVRTVPDDGAERDLWMLRHRRADGPPLARAVNDDLRQALTQASVRTEAWVTVVVPETRMARAARQCGGGLDGRARVLYGLMGEVEAQLRAGMAMNEVSWLTSPQLALACRTGFAPGDRAGVVAALAERDQADAARAAGSSGAPGAAGGSGGSDRDGSGAPRIAADVPWALAGPAGAEATTRHYTHDAWSSISATITLPDSGAVMGALAPVLTPSEPGERRSFMVAYPILRQATADRQSATREWSADLGEELRAKAGVKMRARQRTEATRARGLDGKFARGHSMTRPYAVCTVTVPSTARVEEFGRRLDASVRRAGFAPLRLDLSQDLGFAASSVPLGVSLSRRGDA from the coding sequence ATGGCGCTGGTGTTCGACGACTACAGCAGGGACCGGATCGGCTGGTTCTTCGGCCTGAACGGCTGGCAGCTGGCGACCCTGGTGACGACCAGCCTGCCCGTGTTCTTCGCTGTCCGGTCCGGCCTCTGGCTCACCGCGGCCGCCCTGAGCGGGGGGTGGCTGCTGGTGCTCCTGGTGACGGTGGTCCCGGTCAGGGGCCGCCCGGCGACCGGCTGGCTGATCGCGTCGCTGTCCTACCTCGTCGGGACCGTCGCGGGCTGGACCCAGTTCCGGGCCCGGGCCTCGGTGGGGCGGGCCGGGGTGATGGAGGCACCCGACTTGCCGGGCGTCCTGCACGGCATCGAGGTCCACGACGGCCCGCCCCGCGGGGCGTCGCTGTCCCGCGCCGCCATCGTCCAGGACCACGCCGCGCGGACGTGGGCGGTCACCGCCGCCGTCGTCCACCCCGGCCTGGGGTTCGTCGACGCGGAAGAACGTGCCCACCAGGCCAACGGCCTGGGCGGGCTGCTGGACCTGGCCTCGCACACCGAGCTGATCGACGAGGTCCTCTTCACCGTCCGCACCGTGCCCGACGACGGCGCAGAGCGGGATCTGTGGATGCTGCGGCACCGGCGGGCCGACGGGCCCCCGCTGGCCCGGGCGGTCAACGACGACCTTCGCCAGGCCCTGACGCAGGCATCGGTCCGGACCGAGGCTTGGGTGACGGTCGTGGTGCCCGAGACCCGCATGGCCCGCGCGGCCAGGCAGTGCGGTGGAGGGCTCGATGGTCGGGCCAGGGTCCTGTACGGGCTGATGGGGGAGGTCGAGGCCCAGCTGCGCGCAGGGATGGCCATGAACGAGGTCAGCTGGCTGACGTCACCGCAGCTGGCGCTGGCGTGCCGGACAGGGTTCGCCCCCGGCGACCGGGCAGGCGTCGTCGCCGCACTGGCTGAGCGGGATCAGGCCGACGCCGCCCGCGCCGCTGGTTCCAGCGGTGCTCCCGGCGCCGCTGGTGGCTCTGGCGGTTCTGATCGTGACGGGAGCGGCGCCCCGCGCATCGCCGCGGACGTGCCGTGGGCACTGGCCGGCCCGGCCGGGGCGGAGGCCACCACGAGGCACTACACCCACGACGCGTGGAGCTCGATCAGCGCGACGATCACCCTGCCCGACAGCGGGGCCGTGATGGGGGCCCTCGCACCGGTGCTGACACCCTCTGAGCCGGGGGAGCGGCGCAGCTTCATGGTGGCCTACCCCATCCTGCGGCAGGCCACCGCGGACCGGCAGAGCGCCACCCGGGAGTGGTCGGCAGACCTTGGTGAGGAGCTGCGCGCCAAGGCCGGGGTGAAGATGCGCGCCCGGCAGCGGACCGAGGCCACCCGCGCACGCGGACTGGACGGCAAGTTCGCCCGCGGTCACTCCATGACCCGCCCGTACGCGGTGTGCACCGTCACCGTGCCGAGCACCGCCCGCGTGGAGGAGTTCGGTCGCCGCTTGGACGCCTCGGTGCGCAGGGCCGGGTTCGCCCCACTGCGCCTGGACCTGTCCCAGGACCTCGGCTTCGCCGCATCATCCGTGCCGCTCGGCGTCAGCCTCAGCCGCCGCGGTGACGCATGA
- a CDS encoding TadE/TadG family type IV pilus assembly protein, with protein MTGRRTPRRQRREQSRDRRARGHGDAGFSTAEVLLIVPVIVVALLLVVAAGRVEQARLQVTGAARDGARAASLARSVPAALSRAETAADVALSQESVTCGSGPEVLVDVTRFTPGGLVEVTVTCRARLGDLGLPGLPATKTLTATAASPVEQYRSQP; from the coding sequence GTGACCGGCCGCCGCACCCCACGCCGCCAGCGTCGTGAGCAGAGTCGTGATCGGCGTGCCCGGGGCCATGGCGATGCCGGCTTCTCCACCGCGGAGGTGCTCCTGATCGTGCCGGTGATCGTCGTGGCCCTGCTGCTCGTGGTCGCAGCAGGGCGGGTGGAGCAGGCGCGCCTACAGGTCACCGGTGCTGCCCGTGACGGGGCTCGCGCCGCCTCCCTGGCCCGGAGCGTGCCGGCGGCCCTGTCGCGGGCCGAGACGGCCGCCGACGTGGCCCTGTCGCAGGAGTCCGTCACCTGCGGCTCTGGGCCCGAGGTGCTCGTCGACGTCACTCGCTTCACCCCCGGAGGTCTGGTCGAGGTCACCGTGACCTGCCGAGCGCGCCTGGGCGACCTCGGCCTGCCTGGCCTGCCCGCCACGAAGACGCTGACGGCGACCGCCGCCAGCCCGGTCGAGCAGTACAGGTCCCAGCCATGA
- a CDS encoding pilus assembly protein TadG-related protein, with amino-acid sequence MWTILMVPALVFGTGLVVDGGRAITARQEVIGLASEGARAAVDRMDVEGFREQGAVRVVAPGAAQAACTWIGQYRPDASCAATVGPEGQVDVTVTITYRPVILGAVGVGTQVVSATVGARPAIGDTREVSLP; translated from the coding sequence GTGTGGACGATCCTCATGGTCCCCGCGCTGGTGTTCGGGACGGGGTTGGTCGTGGACGGTGGACGGGCGATCACCGCCCGCCAGGAGGTGATCGGGCTGGCCTCGGAGGGCGCCCGGGCCGCCGTGGACCGGATGGACGTCGAAGGGTTCCGCGAGCAGGGAGCGGTCAGGGTCGTTGCTCCGGGCGCCGCTCAGGCGGCGTGCACCTGGATCGGGCAGTACCGTCCGGACGCCTCGTGTGCCGCCACCGTGGGTCCGGAAGGGCAGGTGGACGTCACGGTGACGATCACCTACCGCCCCGTCATCCTCGGCGCCGTCGGCGTGGGGACGCAGGTGGTGTCCGCCACCGTCGGTGCCAGACCCGCGATCGGTGACACGCGGGAGGTGAGCCTCCCGTGA
- a CDS encoding TadE family protein encodes MTERTMRRSRRLGRSRRRPGDARDTGSSVVELIGLTPLVVVLTLGTVQVGLWMHERQLVTAAAQEAAHAAAAADLTPAQATSLGESAAGRLLGDSDAVQLGAVTVVRGSDVATATVTAVGLSMVPGVDLKVTGVASSSVERFVGAP; translated from the coding sequence ATGACGGAACGCACGATGCGCCGCTCACGGCGGCTCGGACGGTCACGCCGGCGCCCCGGTGATGCCAGGGACACCGGCTCCAGCGTCGTCGAGCTCATCGGGCTGACCCCGCTGGTGGTCGTGCTCACCCTGGGCACGGTGCAGGTGGGGCTCTGGATGCACGAGCGCCAGCTGGTGACAGCGGCGGCGCAGGAGGCCGCCCACGCAGCTGCGGCAGCCGACCTCACGCCCGCCCAGGCCACCTCCCTGGGTGAGTCGGCGGCGGGTCGTCTGCTCGGCGACAGCGACGCCGTGCAGCTGGGGGCGGTCACCGTCGTGCGGGGCAGCGACGTCGCGACGGCGACCGTCACTGCGGTCGGGCTGTCTATGGTCCCGGGGGTCGACCTGAAGGTGACAGGCGTGGCCAGCAGCAGCGTCGAACGCTTCGTGGGTGCCCCGTGA